The nucleotide sequence GTGCGCCTCGCCTGCCGCGCCACCGTCGGGCAGGTCGGCAACCTCGAGCACGAGAACATCTCCTTCGGCAAGGCCGGCCGCATCCGTTGGCTCGGCCGGCGCTCGAAGGTGCGCGGCATGGCGATGAACCCGGTCGACCATCCGCACGGCGGCGGCGAGGGACGCTCGAAGGGCAACCACCCGCAGTCGCCCTGGGGCCAGCCGGCCAAGGGCTACAAGACCCGGCACAACAAGCGCACCGAGCGCTGGATCGTGCAGCGACGGAAGGTGCGCTAGGCCATGGCACGCTCGGTAAAGAAGGGCCCGTTCATCGACGCGCATCTCATGAAGAAGGTGCGCGCCATGCTCGAGTCGGGCGAGAAGAAGGTGGTGAAGACCTGGTCGCGCCGCTCGACCATCACGCCCGACATGGTGGGCTTCACCTTCGCGGTGCACAACGGGCGGAAGTTCATCCCCGTCTTCATCACGGAGAACGCGGTTGGCCACAAGCTCGGTGAGTTCGCGCCCACGCGCACCTTCCACGGTCACTCGGGCGACCGCAAGGGCAGGGTGGAGGGTGTCGCCGCGGGCGCGCCGCCGGGCGCCCCGGGCGCCGCGCCGCGCACCGCCCCCGGCGCCGCGCCACCGCCGCGCAAGGCTCCGGGAGCTGCATGAGCGTGAGCGAAGAATACTGATGAGCGTAAGCGAAGGATGCTGCTGAGTGGAGACGCGCGCGACCAGCCGCTTCGTCCGCCTGACCGCGCAGAAGGCGCGCCTGGTGGTCGATCTGATCCGCGGCAAGCCCGTGGAGAAGGCGATTGCGCTCCTCGAGTACACGCCCAAGCGCGGGGCGCGCACGGTGCTCAAGACGCTGCGCTCGGCGGTCGCCAACGCCGAGGTGGCGCACAAGGTCGACGTCGACGTGCTCTACGTGAAGCGCGCCTTCGTCGACGAGGGCCCGACGGCCAAGCGCTTCCTGCCCCGGGCGCACGGCCGGGCCACCAAGATCTTCAAGCGCACGAGCCACATCACCGTGGTCGTGGACGCCCGCGGCGCGGGCGAGGAGGCGTGAGCGTGGGTCAGAAGGTCCATCCCAAGGGCTTCCGTCTGGGCGTGATCGAGAACTGGGACTCGCGCTGGTTCGCGCGGCGCGAGTACGCGGATCTGCTCCACGAGGACACCAAGATCCGCAACTTCTTGAAGAAGCGCCTCTACCACGCCGGCGTCTCCAAGATCGAGATCGAGCGCGCGGCAAACAAGGCGAAGATCAACATCCACACCGCGCGCCCCGGCATCGTGATCGGGAAGAAGGGCGCGGAGATCGAGAAGCTCAAGCAGGAGCTCTCCAAGCTGACGCGCAAGGAGAGCTTCCTCAACATCCACGAGGTGCGGCGGCCGGACCTGGACGCGCAGCTGGTGGGGGAGAACGTCGCCCTCCAGCTCGAGCGGCGGGTCGCGTTCCGCCGCGCCATGAAGGAGGCGGTGGCGCGCGCCATGCGCATGGGCGCGCAGGGCATCCGCATACAGTCGGCGGGGCGGCTGGGCGGCTCGGAGATCGCGCGCACGGAGTGGTATCGGGAGGGCCGTGTGCCGCTGCACACGCTGCGCGCCGACGTGAACTACGGCGT is from Deltaproteobacteria bacterium and encodes:
- the rpsS gene encoding 30S ribosomal protein S19, coding for MARSVKKGPFIDAHLMKKVRAMLESGEKKVVKTWSRRSTITPDMVGFTFAVHNGRKFIPVFITENAVGHKLGEFAPTRTFHGHSGDRKGRVEGVAAGAPPGAPGAAPRTAPGAAPPPRKAPGAA
- a CDS encoding 50S ribosomal protein L22, coding for METRATSRFVRLTAQKARLVVDLIRGKPVEKAIALLEYTPKRGARTVLKTLRSAVANAEVAHKVDVDVLYVKRAFVDEGPTAKRFLPRAHGRATKIFKRTSHITVVVDARGAGEEA
- the rpsC gene encoding 30S ribosomal protein S3, whose protein sequence is MGQKVHPKGFRLGVIENWDSRWFARREYADLLHEDTKIRNFLKKRLYHAGVSKIEIERAANKAKINIHTARPGIVIGKKGAEIEKLKQELSKLTRKESFLNIHEVRRPDLDAQLVGENVALQLERRVAFRRAMKEAVARAMRMGAQGIRIQSAGRLGGSEIARTEWYREGRVPLHTLRADVNYGVAEARTTYGVIGIKVWIFRGEVLTRQEEEQRAALGV